The Anaerohalosphaeraceae bacterium genome contains the following window.
GGCGGCTATATCGATACGGAAAATAAGTATAACCCTCAGTACAAATATCTGGTTGCAAGAATCCGGCATTCGTTTGCAAATTCCTATATCTGGGCGACCTGGTGGACTGTCGGCTGGAACGGTTCTCTGATCTGGCCGCCGGAATTTGACATCTGTGAATTTCAGGGCGGTCCCGGCGAGAGAAGCCCTGGGCAATGGTATCATTGGGATGAGAATGGCAAAGATACCTGGCTCGGATGTTCCGCCCCCGTGGATGAAAGCCGCTGGCATACCTACGGAGTCTATTGGAACGAAAACACCCCCCCTGTTTTTTATATTAACGGCATTGTTTCCTGCCGGCCGGCCGGTCCCGTCAGCGGAGCCCTGTTTCCGATGAAATTAAAACTGACATCTTCGCCCAACAGCCGAACAAGGGTCCCCGGCTGTCCTTTGGCTGTTTTTGAGGTGGATTATGTGCGGGTCTATGACAATCCGCCCCCCCCGCCGCCGCCGCCCCCCGGACTGGTGTCTCGCTATAAGCCGGCTTTCGCCAGTTCCGTTCAGCCGGGCAATGAGATTGCGTATGCGAATGATGGAAGCCTTAACACCCGCTGGGCAGCTGATAGTGCATCCTATCCGCAATGGTGGAAGGTGGATTTGGGAACTGTTTACAACCTGAGTCGGGCGGATATTTTTTGGTATAACAGTGCCAGCCGGGCCTACCGATATCGAATTGAAGTCAGCACGGACGATGTGGTGTACACGACCGCTGTTAATCGTACATCCAATTCGACATACGGGGATACTTCAGACAGTTTCACCGCGGCGGCACGGTATATCCGAATCACGATAACCGGCTGTTCAAATCCCTCAGGATATGCTTCTATGTATGAAGTAAATATCTACGGCAGAGATTGACC
Protein-coding sequences here:
- a CDS encoding discoidin domain-containing protein codes for the protein MKKSTFGWKFLWVFLGWAALTWVGFAQPNPADLDGDGFVNLFDLTFLTERWLSADCAADSRCEGADIDGNGQVDLADFSILTRSWSTELPVWADEFSGTSLDLQKWTVYNKADGTDCWYAPKNIEVSDGCLKIYSFEEFYNGRRWTGGYIDTENKYNPQYKYLVARIRHSFANSYIWATWWTVGWNGSLIWPPEFDICEFQGGPGERSPGQWYHWDENGKDTWLGCSAPVDESRWHTYGVYWNENTPPVFYINGIVSCRPAGPVSGALFPMKLKLTSSPNSRTRVPGCPLAVFEVDYVRVYDNPPPPPPPPPGLVSRYKPAFASSVQPGNEIAYANDGSLNTRWAADSASYPQWWKVDLGTVYNLSRADIFWYNSASRAYRYRIEVSTDDVVYTTAVNRTSNSTYGDTSDSFTAAARYIRITITGCSNPSGYASMYEVNIYGRD